CTGCATCCCCAGGCCATCCCCACTGCCCCTTAGGCCACATTTCAGCTGCCTAGAATTTCAGCTATCTTTCTGCCCAGGCCCTTGAAGAATCCAAGGCTCTTGCTTCTCTCTGCACCTATCTCCCTGTCCCCACAATCTTTAAAGTCTTTGCCCTGGACTTACTGCTGCCAGGGGATAAGGTGCTATTCCCCTGACAGTAGTAAGTCCAGGGACAAGGATTGTCCCTAGCTGTGCGACCTTGGACAAGGGTTGATGTGAAGGTCAAATAAGAGGCCTGATGGGAAAGGGCCTATAAACTGGAAATGCTGAACACTCACCAGGGACTCTGGCCCTAGAGCCCTCCTAGGTTTgagcaggagaggagagagggctgAACAATCTCCCCAATCCTTGCCACCCAGAGGTTAGCAAGGGAGGCAATGGCTGCAGCCTCCACTCTGGGTCTGACCTCACTCtctgtcctcctccctccctctctcctcttctctcttatGTCTTCTTCCTCTCtggcctccctctcctctctccaacCCTGCTGTATCTCCAGGCCTGGAGCTGTGCGACCCAACCCAGAGGCTTCGGGTGGCCCTGGCAGGGGagttggtgggggtgggagggcacTTCCTGTTCCTGGGCCTGGCCCTTGTCTCTAAGGATTGGCGATTCCTACAGCGAATGATCACCGCTCCCTGCATCCTCTTCCTGTTTTATGGGTCAGTATTGCCCTTCACTTGTCATCTGGCAattcccatctctgcctccaaaCTAGCCCTAGCCCGGAGACCCCTCCTCTTCTCCAACCACCCCTGGTCCAGGCCTACCCCAGCCCCAGTCCCTCAGAGGTGCACGTTTCCCACCCCTAGATCAAGAGAAGGGAGACCTCACAGTATACCCCTTCCACCTTGCCCCCAGCTGGCCTGGTTTGTTCCTGGAGTCCGCACGGTGGCTGATAGTGAAGCGGCAGATCGAGGAGGCTCAATCTGTGCTGAGGATCCTGGCTGAACGAAACCGGCCCCATGGGCAGATGCTGGGGGAGGAGGCCCAGGAGGCCCTGCAGGGTAAGAGATAGGGGTCCCTGTGAGTGTTGCTTCACTTGCACACATGATGGTGCCCTCTGCATAGTTGTAGCTGTGCCACCTTCTCCCAGGGTCCCCACCACCCATGTGGGAGGATCCTGGGTTCTCAGGGTTTTCTTCTGacagctcctctctctctcccaaagACCTGGAGAATACCTGCCCTCTCCCTGCAACATCCTCCTTTTCCTTCGCTTCCCTCCTCAACTACCGCAACATCTGGAAAAATCTGCTTATCCTGGGCTTCACCAAGTGAGCCTGGGTGTCTGGGCTGAGGGCCAGGCCAGTAGCTGGAATGGGGGCTGGCCGGGTGGGAAGGCCCAAGGACCCCTGCAGAGGACcatcagcactgtgggaggctgcaCGAGGGGATTCAGACTCTGTTCTTTGCTTCCCCACTCCTTCTCACAGCTTCATTGCCCATGCCATTCGCCACTGCTACCAgcctgtgggaggaggaggaagcccaTCGGACTTCTACCTGTGCTCTCTGCTGGCCAGCGGCACCGCAGCCCTGGCCTGTGTCTTCCTGGGGGTCACCGTGGACCGATTTGGCCGCCGGGGCATCCTTCTTCTCTCCATGACCCTTACCGGCATTGCTTCCCTGGTCCTGCTGGGCCTGTGGGATTGTGAGCATCCTACCTTTCCCACAGTGTGGGCTCAACAAGGGATCCCCAACAGAGGTGCTTCAGACAGGCTCAGCCATTTCTTCTGGCACAAGCCTCCCAAGACAAGCCCCAGACCCTGTCCAGCTCTTCCACATGCCTCCACCAGGCCGCACAGCCCCATCTGCTCTCCCAGTCAGTTACTGAATGCCCAGAGCCTGCCCAGCTAGAGCCATGGGAACAGAGAGCCAAGGGGATGACACCCAGGACTAGGagagccttgacctccccaccTCCATTTATATCATCCCTCTTGCGTCTGCAGATCTGAACGAGGCTGCCATCACCACGTTCTCCGTCCTTGGGCTCTTCTCCTCCCAAGCTGCCGCCATCCTCAGCACCCTCCTTGCTGCTGAGGTCATCCCCACCACTGTCCGGTGAGAGCAGGGGTGCCCCcaggggcagagccaggaccctcggcctccccctcccccaacccactCCTGAGGACGGGGCTTGTGGGCTGGAGGAGGGGGGGCTGTGGGAGAAGGGCAGGGCAAGGCCACAGCTGTGGGCtgagctcctcctccttcctccccagggGTCGCGGCCTGGGCCTGATCATGGCTCTAGGGGCGCTTGGGGGGCTGAGCGGCCCAGCCCAGCGCCTCCATATGGGCCATGGAGCCTTCCTGCAGCACGTGGTGCTGGCGGCCTGCGCCCTCCTCTGCATTCTCAGCATTATGCTGCTGCCGGAAACCAAGCGCAAGCTCCTGCCGGAGGTGCTCCGGGACGGGGAGCTGTGTCGCCGGCCTTCCCTGCTGCGGCAGCCACCCCCTACCCGCTGTGACCACGTCCCGCTGCTTGCCACCCCTAACCCTGCCCTCTGAGCGGCCTCTGAGTACCCTGGCGGGAGGCTGGCCCACACAGAAATGTGGCAAGAAGATCGGGAAGACTGAGTAGGGAAGGCAGGGCTGCCCAGAAGGCTCAGAGGTACCTTACGCCAGCCATCGCGGAGAGCTCAGAGGGCCgtgccctccctgcctcctccctgctGCTTTGCGTTCACTTCCTTGGCCAGAGTCAGGGGACAGGGAGAGAGCTCCACACTGTAACCACTGGGTCTGGGCTCCATCCTGCACCCAAAGACATCCTCCCAGACCTCATTATTTCTTGCTCTATCATTCTGTTTCAATAAAGACATTTGGAATAAATGAGCATATCATGGCCTGGACTTCTGTTTGTCCTTCTACGTCTTGGGGGAAGGTTTTTCTCAGTGTAATGCACACCAATAAcaatctctcctctccttccctgtgTCCTGCCCCGAGTGATGACTTACAGACAACTGTCACCACTTACTGACTGCTTGCACTGTTGCCAGAACGGGACTAAGCATTTGACACACTTcgtatcatttaatttttacaacattGCAAGGTAGGTGTTTGGATcaatgtgtttgttgttgttgttgttgttgttgttgttgtcgcaAGCAATAAAAACTGGCTCTAATTAACTTAAACAAAAAGGAATTATTAGATTTGGTGGGGCAGGTTGTGGTGGGAGCTCACAGAATGAAGGAGAAGCAGAACtagtcataaaaaaaaaactagtcatAAAAGAACTAGTCAGGAGCGGAGAAGACTCCTTGTCTGAGGAGCAGAAACCAGCGACATTTTTGTCAGGGCTTCTAGATGAATGAGCTCCATTGGAATGTAATCTTCGGGTTATCCCACTGAAGATTCATTTCCAGAGAGCATGTCACTGGCTAGACAGAGTAACATGCCTCCTACACCCCATTTCTCCCAACTGGGAATAGGGAAAGCAAAAGCAGAACTGGGACTGGGtgttactcagaaaaaaaaaatagaagctcAATACAGCGTTATTACTCTCTTaagcagatgagaaaacttaTGGTCAGAAAGActcagtaacttgcccaaggttacaaagCTAATGAGTGACAAAGCTAAGACATGATTAGATCCCAGAGAGCTCTTCATGGATGCATACTGTAGTCACCTTCCCAACTCGTCTAACTTTTGGGCACTTTCCTTAAAAGGCAAAAGTGGGTTCTCTTGGCTCTCTGGAAGGTGGCAGCAGAAAACTGAGACTTCTACCTCAGTGCCAGGGCCTGCCTATTAAACCAAACCTGGTTTGGCTTTACCACTTTGGGCAAATCTCTTAGCTTCCAACTTCCTTTAAGAGTTGCTATGAGGATTAAGCAAGATAATGTATCCTAAGTGTCTCTTAAACTACCCCCACTAGGTGtaaactgtaaaccaaaaattatctgagacaagtttcaatcaatttagaaagtttattttgccaaggttaaggatgcacccatgatacagcctcaggaggtcctgaggacGTGCCCAAAGTGGTCGAAGTACAGcttgctttatacattttagggagacataatacATCAGTCAGTACGTGTAGGATTTACAATGGTTGGATCTGGAAGAGTGGGACAACTCAAAGGCAGGGCCAGGACTTCCAGGCCATAGTTAGATTTAAACatattctgattggcaattggttgaaagagtaaTTATCGGTAGAAAGGAATGTTTGGGTTAAGCTAAGGAGTTTTGGAGACCTACGTTTTATCATGAAGATGaaggcttcagagaaaatagattgtaaatgtttcttatcagacttaggTTTATGTTGATGTTAATACTGGAGGGATATAATGAGGCATGTTGGACCTCCACTTCCCATCATGACCTGCACCAGcctttcaggttaaattttagagTGCTCTGGCCGAGGGGTTgtgtccattcagatggttgcaGTGTGAGTGGCGAGacctttgagttttatttttagtttacattcTCCCCCTTCTGGCCAAGATTTGCCAGAGATAACATCAATGGCCACCAATTTTGATTTTGTTCCATAGCATTGTCTGGGTGACATGGCTGCCTACCCCAGGTCCATCTTGTCCCTCAGTGGGAGTCCCTGTGACCGAGGGACTTAACACTCAACAAGACTTACAGCCAATTAATTGCTCTAGGCTAGATAAGAATGGACATGGACAGGCATTCACcccttaaaattgttttttcttttaagtagaaagtgaacaaacaaaaagccaaaggAAAGGTTACAAAActgacttatttttaaacttctatgCATTCAGCTACTGTAATCTTGGTTTTAGTTACGGACTTATAGCAATTAGCTATATAAAACATAAGTATTGTTCAAAAAACGATTTTATATATCTCTATCAGCACAACTTATCACTGGGAGTATTATACCCAGAAGGCTGGGTAAGTCGCAAGGTATCTTTATCttatcagtaattattttaattctacaGGAAGtaggacatttttttctttttttttgagacggagtctcactctttttcccaggagggagtgcagcagtgcaatcttggctcactacaatctctgcctcctgtgttcaagcaattctcctgtctcagcctcctgagtagctgggattacaggtgtgtgccacaacgcccagctaatttttgtgtttttagtagagacagggtttcaccatgttggccagactggtcttgaactcctgacctcaggtgatccgcccagcttggcctcccaaagtgctgggattacaggcgtgagccacgcgcccggccaggaaattCTTCTTGGTTGGGATGGATGCAAAGGTGACACAGAATAGCTTCAGAAGACAAAGTACTTTATTTTGCCATCTGTTTACATGTTTTTGTACCCATCCTTGATTTGGAGGGCCTGACCTTAACCTAATTCTATCCCTTAAAACCAACCCTTAACCATCTCACGCATCCACCTCGTCCACAACAGTCCCTGGGCTTAGAGAGAGGGTGCTTATATAGTCTTAGCAGCAGGGCATTTTCAGTGAATAACAGATCCAGCCCAGTGGGATGCCAAATGAGGGAGATTCACATCTCTGGTCTTCAGAGTACCATGATTTTGGTTTCCTAGGAAATAGAACAAGGAGagataaataacataaatattttgaCAATCAAAAGAATATTTGTGTGTCAGAACAGAAAAAGGGAGCTATTCTATTAGAGTACCAactaaaaataggaagaaaaattataatctgGTACTCTTTAGAGGATTATTGTAGCCAAGAAATAATTCATTGTTCAATCTGTGCTCAAAAACAAAAGTCAGGGCTGAAATTTGTGTACAAAATAAGTTTTAGGCTTATTATAATCTGCCTGATTATTcatataaagtgcagcaagaattgTTTGGCCATATAGGCTCCTATTAGGTTGACTTTGCTGGAAATTTACCTACAAATATGTTATTCTAGTCAAAGCCTTGGCAAAATAACCAGTGTCTCTGATTGCTCTGTTCTAAAAGACTCTTACTAAGCTGATGCAAACGACTATGTTGTCATAAACTCACAATCCAAATTTTGGAGAACTCAGATAGATAGAAAGGAAAATTTGCTTACAAACACATACTTCACTCAGTTGCTTTAAACTATaaataactcaaaagaaaaagatttgttTGACTCTTCTTTAACCATAACAGCAGCTTTCAAACAGGATGTTTGTTCACCTTGGAACTGCCATTCACAAGTCAAACAGCTAATGAGAGTTATCTACCAGGTACTGTAGAATCTAGCAGCTCCTCACATAGTTAGAATCAGTcctaggtggaaaaaaaaaaaaaaaagaggcttccTGCTCATGAGTGTCTCCTCCTTGTATCCCCAGGTAGCAAGATCTTAtgtaaaccatttttattttgtcatggAACTCCTTAGGGCACCATTATTTCCATTGGCATAGGGTAGCTTCAGTTAACATTCCATAGCAAGGCAGTAAATGCCTCTCAAGCAGAAATTCTCTAGCCCAGTCATTGTCATTGGGAAGTGCCCACAATCTTTTGCCATCAGCACGAATAAATGCTCCACAAAGGGCTATAAAGTGGTGGATTTGTTCGACTAGCACTCCAGCTTCTACCCTACACTTtgtgggctcaggcaatcttacTAGTTCCCATTTGGCGTGTACAATTAACATTTCTGAAAGAGCAGATTTACATGCCTTCAGTTTTATGGCACTAGATAGGGAAAACACACCCCAATTAGATACAAtacccattttctcttttcttttttttttttaggtggagtttagttcgttgcctgggctggagtgcaatggcaccatcttggctcactgcaacctccacctcccagacaaTAACCATTTTCATAAGACATTTAGGTAAAGGAGTTACAACTACCTTACATAAAACCTGTTTATGTAAACATCTCAAATTTCATAATCCTTTcaacctgtgattttttttttggcggggggacacagtcttgttctgtcgctaggctggagtgcagtggcacaatctcagctcacgacaacctccaactcccaggttcaagctattctcctgcctcagcctcctgagtagctgggccaccaagcccagctaatttttgtatttttaagagagacagagtttcaccatgttggccaggatggtcttcatctcttgacctcatgatccacctgccttggcctcccaaagtgctgggattacaggtgtgagccaccacatctggccaatctGTACATTTTTATGTTCTCGTCACAGGAACTTTTCTTTTCTACCCACAGACTATTTTACCTTTTCTGGTGAAAAAAGGCTTGGGTTCCCAGCCGGGAGTTGAGCCAAGGGACTCAGgctcttttgccaattttttatcttaatttgCCCCAGCATTGCCCTAGGCAATGTCAGCTTTCATATGATAACCtttgccttttgatttttttttttaattttccaatcTGGGGAAAATAGTGAATAACCATCCAAAAAGGGTGATATTTCCATCACCCCTTCTGGGGAGAGTCCTTCGactctgtttttcctttctcttttttttttattaattacttCAATGTGTTATGCCCCACGAGGGATAGCAAATTTGATAAGGCCTCTCAAACAGTTGCATGATTCTGTAGGAGGGGCACCCATGTAAAAATGGGTCCCCTTAACCTCCAGGTTTGCCATGACGTGGATAATAGGCATATTCAGTGGGAGAATATCTTGGTCATCATAAAGCCAGTCCCACATGGCTCACATATGAAGCATATTAAGTGCTTCATTTGGGGTGCTGCACTTGGTATTTTATAGGCCAGTCAGGCAGTCCCCTTTTCAGGGAAAACAGATCTTACAGTGGCCACTAGGCTGGTTGTTTTCTCAGTAATAACCTCCTGTACATTTGGATCACATGTAGTTATCAGTGATTGTTTAATAGTGAGCTGTGGGTCTTACATCAACCCAAACAAGCTTTTTCCTTCTGTAGCATTTAAAATTAAGGAATTGTCCTAAAAGtagttatgtaatatttttactaTCCATTATAGTAAAGGTTTCTCAAGAAGCTGATGACaccaacctacaaaatgggacaATTCCCTTACATTATACCCTATGGTTTAATAGTTACTCGGTTTTGCCCTTCCCTCACGTTGACTATCTTCTCTGTAACCTCAGAGGCAACTTTTGTTGCcctggcttaatttttttctttttatccatttaGTTTTATCTCTgtaatttttcctttatcttaaaGTGACTCTTAAATGGTTTCTTagctagaaaaaaataacaaaaaattacatttttttttttgcaagaaccACATCCTTGTGTTGTATAAACTTCACCGAAAACACCTTTTACGCTCCTATTATTTTAACTCTTAGTAACCCAAACTCCTAGTGGGAAAAAAAACCTAAGGTTACTTAATTTAACATAACATCactttaagattttaaactaTTGCAGAGAATTTTGAGATTAAATTTACCAAATTAATCTTACCAAAGACTGCCAAAGTCATGAATTAAAGGGGATCTGAGCTAGGTTCTATCAGTCTGATGAGTTGTTAGTTTTCTTCAAGTCAAATCATTAGAACTCTTTCATACAGTTTAGTTTAATAGTGAAATGTAACTTCCTCGTGATGCATGCAAACATATAGACATAACAGGCAAAGCAGGCAAAAGCAGACCCAAAAGATTTCTCATTCAcccattttcaaaaattttctcccttacTTTAGACTATTAATGTTAAAAGTTACAACAAAAGTTGAAGGAGAGAGTTACCATCCCAGGCCTTCTCAAAAGAGAGAAGATAGTGAAATAGCAGGATACAGCTTCTGAGACATCAATCtgaataatttcaaaaagaaacagattctagaatttaaaaattaaaaacatcctgcattgtgtattagtccattttcacactgctataaagaattccccaagactgggtaatttaaaaaagaagaagtttaattgactcacagttctgcatggctggagaggcctcatgaaacttaaaatcatggtggaagggaaagcaggcacgtCTTAAATGGCAGCTGCCTAGAGAGAGAACATGAAAAGTCCAGGggaaactgccatttataaaatcatcagatctcgtgagaactccctcactatcacaagaacagcatgggggaaaccacccccatgatccaatcacccacCACCAGGTCTCTCCCCTCAACACCTGGGAGGGAtgttaaattaaaattcaagatgaaaatgggacacaaagcctaaccatattacATTAAGTAActctattttaaatgaaatcttgTTTTAACCAATTCTTTAGATTTTTGTGagtgtatttttaatatcaaaattcaatttttagaaaaactactataatttcctttaattatagccaattaattgcatttttataaattccttttttaccaaccTTATTACAACTTAGACCATTTACAACATGCTTAGACTTTTGGCTTGTCCTAAATATTCCTCTTTCTTGAACAatccattcattttattttattttattttatttatttttttatttttttatttttgagtcagagtcttgtgctgttgcccaggctagagtgcagtggcactctcggctcactacaacctccgcctcctgggttcacgccattctcctgcctcagcctcctgagtagctgggactataagtgctcaccactacgcccggctaattttttgtattctttagtagagacagagtttcactgtgttagccaggatggtctcgatctcctgacctcatgatccacccgcctcagcctcccaaagtgctaggattacaggtgtgagccaccacacccggcccattttattttagaacaaaaatTCACCATACAAGactctttctcatataaaattattttaagctttcttaccaaaaatacctctttattttctataactttctttGCATGTCTCTTATTTCCTAGTTCCTCTTACCTTGTTTTACACATAAcatttaaataagctttgaataGACAAAAATTATTCACCTTTTAATAAGAACATATTTTTTAGAATGTTCTCCtacactgtaatttttttaactgGAAAATAACTAggcatttaatgaaatatttaatttaactttagaTTCTAATTTATGACAAGTTTGTTTACAAGTATTTATTCCATTACATTtaccaaattattttaatagtttacctagtgatatggttaggcctgtgtgtccccacctaaatctcatcttgaattataatccccataatccccatgtgtcaagagagagaccaggtggaggtaattgactCATGGGCGTGGtttaccccatgctgttctcacaatagtgcgttctcacaagatctgatggttttatgtgtttggcagttcctcctgcattcattctccttcctgctgccttatgaaaaaggtgccttgcttcctctttgccttctgccatgattatgtttcctgaggcctccccagccatgctaaactgtgagttGATTGgacctctctcctttataaattacctagtcttggatagttctttatagcagtgtgaaaatagacctCCAGAGAGAGAaactagattatttatgaaaattgtgatagtcattatttaaagttatttcccTGTCAACCATTTTTATAGCCTGTGAATTTCAGGTTATCACCTAAGTAAGTACCTTAAGATTAAATACAtgattattttaccaataattcaAGATTTAACTGTTTTCGTTAAATCAATAACATtaagttcttttttattaaaaatgacatacacaaaaatcattatgttttttattgggtttatagttttataacccttatgccaaattttgacaccttatagTATTCAGCAGAGATAAGTATGAAATCACTTGatcaataaatgtaaacaaaaatgtatgctgacaattcttttttttttatgctgacaattcttaagacatttcaaatatttaccagtaattttaaagctagcttattaaagattttacttaagtcatGTAAACTTGAAATGCATTTGAGCTTATCATTTAATTTATGGTTAATCTATAATTGGTAGCCAATTTGTTACCTTGTGACCCAAAACACAACAGAAtccatgtatgtatacataaacacacatacacactcatgcaACCAAAGATCCTATAGCTTTTACTTCAGAACATTAGCCATGAGACATTAATAAAAACTCGTTGGTttgcaaaaacaataacaaaagaaatgGTTGGATTCCAATAGTGGATTTTATCTCAGTAGAAAAGTAACAGCAGACTTAAAGCGggcagaaaagaaagcaaagaaatagaGAACTTCAGAACTTTATAGTTGCAGATTTACCTTCAGGCTCTGAATTCTCCTTGAGGTGATTTGCCCATCAGTTTAAAATGTGCACAAGAGCAGACTTGATGTTTAACCAGTTGGAGTATTAGAAAACCTGGTGTGCCATTCCATTTACACAACCACTTGCAAATAAAGGGTCATAAAACCAAACAGGGTGCCTGAGAGGGGTCATTCTTCTTGTCTGTCCTCATTCCTAGAAAATTCATTCCccacattttttcttaaaaggaggaACTGAGCTGTGGCCTAGAGTTTGGTGGAGTGGGGCAAAGTGTGCTGGTTGTGGGTGAGACTCCACAGTGTGTCACACACaatgtgtctcagtttctctctctggaGGT
The DNA window shown above is from Chlorocebus sabaeus isolate Y175 chromosome 29, mChlSab1.0.hap1, whole genome shotgun sequence and carries:
- the SLC22A17 gene encoding solute carrier family 22 member 17 isoform X1, producing MASDPIFTLAPPLHCHYGAFPPNASGWEQPPNASGVSVASAALAASAASRVATSTDPSCSGFAPPDFNHCLKDWDYNGLPVLTTNAIGQWDLVCDLGWQVILEQILFILGFASGYLFLGYPADRFGRRGIVLLTLGLVGPCGVGGAAAGSSTGVMALRFLLGFLLAGVDLGVYLMRLELCDPTQRLRVALAGELVGVGGHFLFLGLALVSKDWRFLQRMITAPCILFLFYGWPGLFLESARWLIVKRQIEEAQSVLRILAERNRPHGQMLGEEAQEALQDLENTCPLPATSSFSFASLLNYRNIWKNLLILGFTNFIAHAIRHCYQPVGGGGSPSDFYLCSLLASGTAALACVFLGVTVDRFGRRGILLLSMTLTGIASLVLLGLWDCEHPTFPTVWAQQGIPNRDLNEAAITTFSVLGLFSSQAAAILSTLLAAEVIPTTVRGRGLGLIMALGALGGLSGPAQRLHMGHGAFLQHVVLAACALLCILSIMLLPETKRKLLPEVLRDGELCRRPSLLRQPPPTRCDHVPLLATPNPAL
- the SLC22A17 gene encoding solute carrier family 22 member 17 isoform X2, with the protein product MASDPIFTLAPPLHCHYGAFPPNASGWEQPPNASGVSVASAALAASAASRVATSTDPSCSGFAPPDFNHCLKDWDYNGLPVLTTNAIGQWDLVCDLGWQVILEQILFILGFASGYLFLGYPADRFGRRGIVLLTLGLVGPCGVGGAAAGSSTGVMALRFLLGFLLAGVDLGVYLMRLELCDPTQRLRVALAGELVGVGGHFLFLGLALVSKDWRFLQRMITAPCILFLFYGWPGLFLESARWLIVKRQIEEAQSVLRILAERNRPHGQMLGEEAQEALQDLENTCPLPATSSFSFASLLNYRNIWKNLLILGFTNFIAHAIRHCYQPVGGGGSPSDFYLCSLLASGTAALACVFLGVTVDRFGRRGILLLSMTLTGIASLVLLGLWDYLNEAAITTFSVLGLFSSQAAAILSTLLAAEVIPTTVRGRGLGLIMALGALGGLSGPAQRLHMGHGAFLQHVVLAACALLCILSIMLLPETKRKLLPEVLRDGELCRRPSLLRQPPPTRCDHVPLLATPNPAL
- the SLC22A17 gene encoding solute carrier family 22 member 17 isoform X3; its protein translation is MITAPCILFLFYGWPGLFLESARWLIVKRQIEEAQSVLRILAERNRPHGQMLGEEAQEALQDLENTCPLPATSSFSFASLLNYRNIWKNLLILGFTNFIAHAIRHCYQPVGGGGSPSDFYLCSLLASGTAALACVFLGVTVDRFGRRGILLLSMTLTGIASLVLLGLWDYLNEAAITTFSVLGLFSSQAAAILSTLLAAEVIPTTVRGRGLGLIMALGALGGLSGPAQRLHMGHGAFLQHVVLAACALLCILSIMLLPETKRKLLPEVLRDGELCRRPSLLRQPPPTRCDHVPLLATPNPAL